A stretch of the Halomonas sp. CH40 genome encodes the following:
- a CDS encoding PH domain-containing protein, which translates to MKPDDDSCQPVHWQRVSPVAVVFFALHGLRRLVGASANLAPLLVVVLFNDTLRQLAINYGPLAALVLLSGGALAWYLTFLYAVSDERILLRQGVFRRRTLTLDFQRVQQADVQVPWYYRPFGLAVLSLDSAGASGETLHLSGIPAARAEALREQILIVRAQAGPAATETQEPDASADFTLFLPRSEVLRYGLMHNTLLVILPVLAPFSEMLLRRLEEVIAVIAPNWLTAESLAGGQRFLAVGGLLLGMLLLLALVSVVLGLVRYHGYRLERHGEQFRYRAGLTTVLTRSVRRQRIQMVTVRLSWMGRLLGRHSLVISKAGDRQAGQDTERFVVPVLNRPALEALAQELHLPHRPDWQRPHIGAMLTGGGRWWVLGALLIGALMLQGAPGSLLVSLAAVALVISMVSALGWWRLRLCRDASWVGLSQGVFGRTVRWVPTARVQSVSLLQPLWQRRLGLASLDVRAAGGRIILPWIPREQAERWRDELLCEVASGDIL; encoded by the coding sequence ATGAAGCCTGACGACGATTCTTGCCAGCCCGTTCACTGGCAGCGGGTGTCACCGGTTGCCGTTGTGTTCTTCGCCTTGCACGGGCTGCGTCGGCTGGTGGGCGCATCGGCCAACCTGGCGCCCTTGTTGGTGGTGGTGCTTTTCAATGACACCCTGCGCCAGCTGGCCATCAATTATGGGCCACTGGCAGCACTGGTGTTGCTGTCAGGCGGAGCGCTGGCCTGGTACCTGACCTTTCTGTATGCCGTCAGCGACGAGCGAATCCTGTTGCGTCAGGGCGTCTTTCGACGTCGCACGCTGACGCTGGATTTTCAGCGCGTTCAGCAGGCCGATGTGCAAGTGCCCTGGTATTATCGGCCCTTTGGGCTGGCCGTGCTAAGCCTTGACAGCGCTGGCGCCAGCGGTGAGACGCTGCATTTGTCCGGCATTCCAGCGGCGCGCGCCGAAGCCCTGCGCGAGCAGATTCTGATCGTGCGTGCCCAGGCGGGCCCCGCGGCAACAGAGACGCAAGAGCCCGATGCCAGCGCCGACTTCACCCTTTTTCTGCCCCGTTCTGAAGTGCTGCGCTATGGCCTGATGCACAATACCTTGCTGGTCATCCTGCCGGTGCTGGCGCCTTTTTCAGAGATGCTGCTGCGCCGTCTCGAAGAAGTCATCGCCGTGATCGCGCCGAACTGGCTGACCGCCGAGTCCTTGGCCGGAGGGCAGCGGTTCCTGGCGGTTGGTGGGTTGCTGCTCGGCATGCTGCTGCTACTGGCGCTGGTTTCGGTGGTGCTGGGGCTGGTGCGCTATCACGGCTATCGGCTGGAGCGCCATGGTGAGCAGTTCCGCTATCGCGCCGGTTTGACGACTGTGTTGACCCGCAGTGTGCGCAGGCAGCGCATTCAGATGGTGACGGTACGCCTTAGCTGGATGGGACGACTGCTGGGGCGTCATTCGCTGGTGATCAGCAAGGCCGGTGATCGGCAGGCAGGTCAGGACACCGAGCGTTTTGTGGTGCCGGTACTGAACAGGCCTGCCCTGGAAGCGCTGGCGCAGGAGCTGCACTTGCCGCATCGCCCTGACTGGCAGCGTCCGCATATCGGCGCCATGTTGACGGGGGGAGGACGCTGGTGGGTGCTGGGTGCACTCTTGATCGGCGCCTTGATGCTGCAAGGGGCGCCGGGTTCTTTACTGGTCTCGTTGGCGGCGGTGGCGCTTGTGATCAGCATGGTTTCCGCCCTCGGCTGGTGGCGCCTGCGACTGTGCCGTGACGCGAGCTGGGTGGGGCTTAGTCAGGGGGTGTTTGGGCGCACTGTGCGCTGGGTGCCGACCGCACGTGTGCAGTCTGTGTCGCTGCTGCAGCCCCTTTGGCAGCGCCGCCTGGGGCTGGCCAGCCTGGATGTGCGCGCCGCCGGAGGGCGGATCATTCTGCCCTGGATTCCACGTGAACAGGCGGAACGCTGGCGCGACGAATTATTGTGTGAAGTGGCCAGCGGCGATATTTTATAG
- a CDS encoding PH domain-containing protein: MTEQANPVLEPDRFTPLQEADFQPVDPAYLKQLRLTLLPVLLLAAPLGWQLYQLPISLPLVASLALLLPGVVVILMALFWAPRRYRLTGYCLRQHDLHLRTGALWRRTTSVTLNRIQHLEVSQGPLERLLGIARLLVYTAGGSGQDLAIPGLAKARADQLRLHVLQQLGEPEAGEREAAEGDA; encoded by the coding sequence ATGACTGAGCAGGCAAACCCTGTACTTGAACCAGACCGTTTTACGCCTCTGCAGGAGGCGGATTTCCAGCCTGTAGATCCCGCCTACCTGAAGCAATTGCGGCTAACACTGCTACCTGTCCTGCTACTGGCTGCGCCCCTTGGGTGGCAGCTGTACCAGCTACCCATCAGCCTGCCGCTGGTTGCTAGCCTGGCTCTGCTGCTACCCGGCGTTGTTGTAATCCTGATGGCCCTGTTCTGGGCGCCCAGGCGTTATCGGCTGACCGGTTATTGCCTGCGACAGCATGACTTGCACCTGCGTACCGGCGCGCTGTGGCGGCGTACCACCTCGGTTACCCTGAACCGCATCCAGCATCTGGAAGTCAGCCAAGGGCCGCTGGAGCGCTTGTTGGGTATTGCCCGCCTGCTGGTTTACACCGCTGGTGGCAGTGGCCAGGATCTGGCCATTCCAGGCTTGGCAAAGGCGCGTGCTGACCAGCTAAGGCTGCATGTGCTACAGCAACTGGGTGAGCCTGAAGCAGGGGAGCGGGAGGCAGCGGAGGGCGACGCATGA
- a CDS encoding glucose-inhibited division protein B, with protein sequence MRIKLTAAPAALAAGLVMALLMTGCGSDADKPREVTLAVLVANSSAHDEQKVVTEGRVRSFDEPLHYWIEDVDLNRVEIKPHELIAPHLGKEVEVEGHFSFSRETGRLLQVESVNPVNP encoded by the coding sequence ATGAGGATAAAACTCACCGCTGCCCCGGCGGCACTGGCCGCTGGGCTGGTAATGGCCCTGCTGATGACTGGATGCGGCAGTGACGCTGACAAGCCGCGGGAGGTCACACTCGCCGTACTGGTCGCCAATAGTAGTGCCCATGACGAGCAAAAGGTGGTCACTGAAGGCCGGGTGCGTTCATTTGATGAGCCGCTGCATTACTGGATCGAAGATGTTGATCTCAACCGGGTGGAAATCAAACCGCACGAACTGATTGCCCCGCATCTGGGCAAGGAAGTGGAAGTAGAAGGCCACTTCAGCTTCTCGCGGGAAACGGGCCGCCTGCTGCAGGTAGAAAGCGTCAACCCGGTTAACCCCTGA
- a CDS encoding Brp/Blh family beta-carotene 15,15'-dioxygenase encodes MQATDRPPAFWLFPIGLVVALGVSALPGEWPLYAILAISTAVLGLPHGSLDTAVAKQHLPLKGPLQLVGFHLGYLALGGVVLAIWWQAPNAALAAFLLYSAVHFADDIAVRIGHIGGTAYGLGVLSLPVTFHPEQVQPLFEMLGADQAAQIVAVAPYTLALGGGVLAICLALRPQRATSDWRDPLLLAAGAALLHPLAYFIAYWCFLHSPRHLELAARDLGIYGWRERLKAVAPITLATYALALAALPFLMELPSDAALMRIVFIGLAALTVPHMVLELIASPRRAG; translated from the coding sequence ATGCAGGCGACTGACCGTCCACCCGCTTTCTGGCTGTTTCCCATTGGCTTGGTCGTTGCTCTGGGCGTTTCGGCACTGCCCGGCGAATGGCCGCTGTATGCCATCCTTGCGATCAGTACCGCAGTGCTCGGCCTGCCCCATGGCAGCCTGGATACCGCTGTGGCCAAGCAGCATCTACCGCTGAAAGGCCCCTTGCAGTTGGTCGGGTTCCATCTGGGGTATCTGGCACTGGGCGGAGTGGTGCTGGCGATCTGGTGGCAGGCGCCCAATGCGGCATTGGCAGCTTTTCTGCTCTATTCAGCGGTACATTTTGCCGATGATATTGCCGTGCGGATTGGCCATATAGGCGGTACCGCCTATGGGCTTGGGGTGCTGTCACTTCCAGTCACCTTTCACCCTGAACAGGTGCAGCCGCTGTTTGAAATGCTCGGCGCTGATCAGGCCGCTCAGATTGTCGCAGTGGCGCCTTATACCCTGGCACTTGGCGGTGGGGTGTTAGCCATCTGCCTGGCGCTGCGCCCCCAGCGGGCAACCAGCGACTGGCGTGACCCCTTGCTGCTGGCAGCCGGAGCCGCCCTGCTTCACCCGCTGGCCTATTTCATTGCCTACTGGTGTTTTCTGCACAGCCCGCGCCACCTTGAGCTGGCCGCGCGAGATCTGGGCATCTACGGCTGGCGTGAGCGCCTCAAGGCGGTCGCGCCCATCACCCTGGCGACCTACGCCCTGGCTCTGGCCGCCCTACCGTTCCTGATGGAACTGCCCAGTGATGCCGCCCTGATGCGCATCGTTTTTATCGGGCTGGCCGCCTTGACGGTGCCCCACATGGTGTTGGAGCTGATTGCTAGCCCGCGTCGTGCGGGCTAG
- a CDS encoding phytoene/squalene synthase family protein, translated as MTTAAATSQATLRQHGKSFHWAGFFLPREQLQDGARLYHVCRQVDDIADNAATDAERQRALKMLTCLQSRLNARPQPQLTAAETGTKPSTESRLSNSEQQLVSALEADIVALFAQDSRCLHAMQDLVATMVIDLSPVQLEDEQALLGYAYGAAGTVGVMMCQLMGAREPDHSLAFAIDLGVAMQMTNIARDVLEDAQRGRVYLPQTWLKQPITADAIAHGEPQARHQAWQAVGQLIERAEAYYTSGWQGLAYLPPRTRLAIGIALRVYRQIGRRIQGLSAEDYWAQRVVVPKSRKLQQSLLALPALFNTSAAWHDAALHQPLEAQLSGYALTPRTLDNTAAPQPEAHSPGREQRHSGKA; from the coding sequence ATGACCACAGCAGCCGCGACCTCCCAGGCCACCCTGCGCCAGCATGGGAAAAGCTTTCACTGGGCAGGATTTTTTCTGCCCCGCGAGCAGCTACAGGATGGCGCGCGGCTGTATCACGTCTGCCGCCAGGTGGATGATATTGCCGATAATGCCGCAACCGATGCAGAGCGCCAGCGCGCTCTAAAAATGCTTACCTGCCTGCAATCCAGGCTAAATGCCCGACCGCAACCCCAGCTGACAGCCGCGGAAACCGGCACTAAGCCAAGCACCGAGTCCAGGCTGTCAAACAGCGAGCAACAACTTGTTAGTGCTCTCGAAGCCGATATTGTTGCGCTGTTTGCGCAGGATTCACGCTGCCTGCACGCCATGCAGGATCTGGTGGCCACCATGGTCATTGACCTCTCCCCCGTTCAGCTTGAGGATGAGCAGGCCCTGCTGGGCTATGCCTACGGCGCTGCGGGTACTGTCGGGGTGATGATGTGCCAGCTGATGGGCGCGCGTGAGCCGGATCACTCCCTGGCCTTTGCGATTGATCTGGGGGTGGCGATGCAGATGACCAATATCGCTCGAGATGTGCTGGAAGATGCCCAACGCGGTCGGGTTTACCTGCCGCAAACTTGGCTGAAGCAGCCGATAACAGCTGACGCTATTGCCCATGGCGAACCACAGGCGCGCCACCAGGCCTGGCAAGCAGTTGGTCAGCTGATTGAACGGGCGGAAGCCTATTACACCAGCGGCTGGCAGGGGCTGGCGTATCTACCCCCGCGTACCCGGCTAGCCATCGGCATTGCCCTGCGGGTGTATCGTCAGATCGGGCGGCGCATTCAAGGTTTAAGCGCAGAGGACTACTGGGCTCAGCGGGTGGTGGTGCCCAAAAGCCGCAAGCTGCAGCAAAGCCTGCTGGCGCTGCCAGCGCTGTTTAACACCTCAGCCGCCTGGCACGATGCGGCCTTGCATCAGCCGCTGGAAGCCCAACTGTCAGGCTATGCGCTGACTCCCAGAACCCTTGACAATACTGCTGCTCCCCAGCCAGAAGCTCATTCGCCTGGAAGGGAACAGCGCCATTCAGGGAAGGCATGA
- a CDS encoding lycopene cyclase family protein — MSLPKETDIAILGAGLAGLSIASWLDELAPKNAVMPRLHLLEAREEDTHDRTWCFWDQAPHPFGDAISHRWPNWQVSHAGKKVEYSDPDHPYAMLPADAMRRSAYNRIAIRDEFSLVRGVKVNAIAPQSESLRITTSQGQLNAKVVIDTRPPPLNTLAESQGVWQVFHGVEVHQPHHGHDLSKVCLMDFQAGHSGIHFVYLLPLDEHHLLVEWTCFAADRHSEVCQTLLAAELPWMLASWLDDHLGKGWVVQRSETGCLPMMPVTPPSLNSRYLSAGIRGGWMRPATGYMFASCQQGAADVARQLLNAHTHNRWYLTPPRLRSPALGWMDKVFLQAIRQHPDAASGWFLRLFANTTAAQQRRFLGDQPSAGDLLAIMQALPPGPFMRAALPRFSTSGGH; from the coding sequence ATGAGCCTGCCAAAGGAAACTGACATTGCCATTCTCGGCGCTGGACTGGCGGGGTTGAGTATTGCCAGCTGGCTGGATGAGCTGGCACCCAAAAACGCAGTAATGCCACGCCTGCATCTGCTTGAAGCCCGCGAAGAAGATACTCACGACCGCACCTGGTGTTTCTGGGATCAAGCTCCTCACCCCTTTGGGGATGCCATCAGCCACCGCTGGCCAAACTGGCAGGTCAGCCATGCAGGTAAAAAGGTGGAATATAGCGATCCCGACCATCCTTACGCCATGCTACCCGCCGATGCCATGCGCCGCTCGGCCTACAACAGGATAGCAATACGCGATGAATTCTCGCTGGTGCGAGGCGTCAAGGTTAATGCCATCGCGCCGCAAAGTGAGTCACTGCGCATCACCACTTCCCAGGGCCAGCTCAACGCCAAGGTGGTGATTGATACTCGCCCGCCGCCATTGAACACGCTGGCAGAATCACAGGGCGTCTGGCAGGTGTTCCACGGCGTGGAAGTTCATCAGCCCCACCACGGCCATGATCTGTCAAAAGTCTGCCTGATGGATTTTCAGGCCGGGCACAGCGGCATCCATTTTGTCTATCTGCTTCCACTGGATGAGCACCACCTGCTGGTAGAGTGGACCTGCTTTGCGGCTGACAGACACAGTGAGGTATGCCAGACCCTGCTGGCGGCCGAGTTACCCTGGATGTTGGCAAGCTGGCTGGATGATCATCTCGGCAAGGGGTGGGTTGTACAGCGCAGCGAAACCGGCTGCCTGCCCATGATGCCGGTCACCCCTCCCAGCCTGAATTCACGCTATCTGTCTGCAGGGATTCGCGGCGGTTGGATGCGCCCGGCGACCGGCTATATGTTTGCCAGCTGCCAGCAGGGGGCCGCCGATGTGGCCAGACAGCTACTCAATGCGCATACTCACAACCGCTGGTATCTGACCCCACCACGCCTGCGCTCACCGGCGCTTGGCTGGATGGACAAGGTCTTTCTACAGGCAATTCGACAGCACCCGGACGCGGCTTCCGGCTGGTTTCTACGCCTGTTCGCCAACACCACGGCAGCTCAGCAGCGGCGTTTTCTGGGTGACCAGCCCAGCGCTGGCGACCTGCTGGCTATCATGCAGGCCTTGCCCCCTGGCCCCTTCATGCGCGCTGCATTGCCGCGTTTTTCAACATCAGGAGGGCACTGA